The following proteins are encoded in a genomic region of Thermococcus pacificus:
- a CDS encoding DUF515 domain-containing protein yields the protein MSEDIETKIRRLRELGKTSAEPEAPKTAVPPVRKPPRKPRTVGSLRERERRKRILTGVAVLLIVILIISVGAYVYIQNRAAKQLTEEKNKKLREVYTYFKGDIVNSSRNCTFGPIEVRNELINRINAAQSLDEIRAIDVKAFYDQAVSDYKECLAKIESMKYEKVLNQTKAEKIRAIETEFQSILAMPLPDDLRTKVVNSMKSLEEQVMSAETIDQVNSVNAAPYLLELWRDYYYYRIDTIPGQEVILERDNVKRIVSKSDAKAILGGVLDYKELMEYNVYKVEYVDIALVLTRDRINGAFLAPGDKVMVFAKNSTNAPFMEIANEGYVQLVLLPTDAGVISVDEAQSQSSSSSVSSSTQYSEDHSTTYNPGDLTISDGQSTSDTYTNTQSSSQSASASYSYSVDLAEILKAIAAGKIQASDEVREQLRAYGWEIVDLEKESGMLVLKPDAQFLVVIRVPSIFVPDILSNQQYLYIAKIAT from the coding sequence GAAGCCTCAGGGAAAGGGAGAGGAGAAAGAGGATTCTCACCGGCGTCGCAGTACTCCTCATCGTCATTCTCATAATCTCTGTCGGTGCCTATGTTTACATCCAGAATCGGGCCGCCAAACAGCTCACAGAGGAGAAGAACAAGAAGCTCAGGGAAGTGTACACCTACTTCAAGGGAGACATTGTAAACTCGTCCAGGAACTGTACCTTCGGGCCCATAGAGGTGAGGAATGAGCTCATCAACCGGATAAACGCCGCTCAGTCGCTTGATGAGATCAGGGCCATTGATGTCAAAGCCTTCTACGATCAGGCCGTGAGCGATTACAAGGAGTGCCTTGCCAAGATAGAAAGCATGAAGTACGAGAAGGTTCTGAACCAGACCAAGGCCGAGAAGATAAGGGCGATAGAGACCGAATTCCAGAGCATACTGGCAATGCCACTCCCGGACGACCTCAGGACGAAGGTAGTGAACTCGATGAAGAGCCTCGAGGAGCAAGTCATGAGCGCGGAGACCATCGATCAGGTCAACTCCGTTAACGCCGCCCCTTACCTCCTCGAACTCTGGAGGGACTATTACTACTACAGGATCGACACCATACCCGGCCAGGAGGTCATCCTCGAGAGGGACAACGTCAAGAGGATAGTCAGCAAGTCGGATGCCAAGGCGATCCTCGGCGGAGTCCTTGACTACAAGGAGCTCATGGAGTACAACGTTTACAAGGTCGAGTACGTTGACATCGCCCTCGTCCTCACACGGGACAGGATAAACGGCGCCTTCCTCGCTCCGGGAGACAAGGTCATGGTCTTCGCCAAGAACTCCACCAACGCGCCGTTCATGGAGATAGCCAACGAGGGCTACGTCCAGCTTGTCCTCCTCCCGACCGATGCTGGCGTTATATCAGTCGACGAGGCCCAGAGCCAGAGCAGCTCCTCGAGCGTCTCATCCAGCACCCAGTATAGCGAGGATCACTCGACCACCTACAACCCGGGGGACTTGACCATAAGCGACGGCCAGAGCACGAGCGACACCTACACCAACACCCAGAGCTCCAGCCAGAGCGCCTCCGCCAGCTACAGCTACTCCGTCGACCTCGCCGAGATACTCAAGGCTATAGCGGCCGGAAAGATACAGGCCAGCGACGAGGTCAGGGAGCAGCTCAGGGCCTACGGCTGGGAGATAGTCGACCTCGAGAAGGAGTCTGGGATGCTCGTGCTCAAACCGGACGCCCAGTTCCTCGTGGTAATAAGGGTGCCCTCGATCTTCGTGCCCGACATACTATCCAACCAGCAGTACCTGTACATAGCCAAGATTGCGACCTGA
- a CDS encoding CpaF family protein, with protein sequence MFDEKKKKKEVSWIDEILNGEDNLLESMLNGEKKKGTKEKEELPLLGSGGGVNLEEILSTPTTPEEAVGSRPTGADILGEILTKEEPVEKPRPRPKPRPPSTLQDILGSSARVEEASYAGKAEVLDAYGNVRIVKVKGEPVPIYELRLPELSKDEEELLARIRDRAITELQIDPTAFPNPEERRRVFMNAVKQVIRSEAPTFSEGRIEVLADMIVQSMIGYGKLDPLVHDDNLEEIMVIGTNKPVYVWHRRFNMCKTNIVFPNDKEILNIIERIAREVGRRIDQQSPLLDARLPDGSRVNATIPPISLDGPTITIRKFRKDPLTIIDLIKYGTMNTDIAALLWIFVDGLGVKPANVLVAGGTGSGKTTTLNSLGMFIPPSERVITIEDTAELQLPVEHWVRLETRPPNVEGKGEITMDDLVKNTLRMRPDRIIVGEVRGPEARTMFTAMNTGHDGCMGTIHANSARETIVRLESPPMSVPRIMIPALDIILMQVRFHSRKKGTIRRVTEIAEVSGIEAESIQLNTLYKYDPAKDELVPTGVPSRALNNLAQHTGMSIAELELEKEKRKIILEWMVEQGIRGIDKVGHYIRQFYIDEDALLKRIEAEGSAEMSRKVRNVM encoded by the coding sequence GTGTTCGACGAGAAGAAAAAGAAGAAAGAGGTCTCGTGGATCGATGAGATACTCAACGGTGAGGATAACCTTCTCGAGAGCATGCTTAACGGTGAGAAAAAGAAGGGGACGAAGGAAAAGGAGGAGCTTCCCCTCCTTGGGAGTGGGGGAGGCGTAAACTTGGAGGAAATCCTGAGCACTCCCACTACCCCTGAGGAGGCCGTCGGGAGCAGGCCCACGGGAGCCGACATCCTGGGAGAGATACTGACCAAGGAGGAGCCCGTGGAGAAGCCGAGGCCCCGCCCCAAACCCCGGCCCCCCTCCACCCTCCAAGACATACTGGGCTCCTCGGCGCGTGTGGAGGAGGCTAGCTACGCAGGTAAGGCGGAGGTTCTCGACGCCTACGGCAACGTCCGCATAGTCAAGGTTAAAGGCGAACCGGTTCCCATCTACGAGCTTCGGCTCCCCGAGCTCAGCAAGGACGAGGAAGAGCTACTTGCCCGCATCAGGGATAGAGCCATAACCGAGCTCCAGATAGACCCCACCGCATTCCCAAATCCCGAGGAGCGCAGAAGGGTGTTCATGAACGCCGTCAAACAGGTGATAAGATCCGAAGCCCCCACCTTCTCAGAGGGGAGGATAGAGGTCCTGGCGGACATGATAGTTCAATCAATGATAGGCTACGGCAAGCTCGACCCCCTAGTCCACGACGACAACCTCGAGGAGATTATGGTAATAGGCACCAACAAACCCGTCTACGTCTGGCACAGGCGCTTTAACATGTGCAAGACCAACATAGTGTTCCCCAATGACAAGGAGATTTTGAACATCATTGAGAGGATAGCGAGGGAAGTGGGTAGGAGGATAGACCAGCAGAGTCCCCTCTTGGACGCCCGCCTCCCGGATGGAAGCCGTGTCAATGCGACCATACCGCCGATAAGCCTCGACGGCCCGACCATAACCATCCGTAAGTTCAGGAAGGATCCGCTGACCATCATAGACCTCATCAAGTACGGCACCATGAACACCGACATAGCGGCCCTCCTCTGGATATTCGTCGACGGACTCGGCGTTAAGCCCGCCAACGTCCTAGTTGCAGGTGGTACTGGTTCGGGTAAGACCACAACACTTAACTCTCTGGGAATGTTCATCCCGCCGAGCGAGCGCGTCATCACCATTGAGGACACCGCCGAGCTCCAGCTGCCCGTCGAACACTGGGTCAGGCTCGAGACGAGGCCACCCAACGTCGAGGGCAAGGGCGAAATCACGATGGACGACCTCGTCAAGAACACCCTCCGTATGCGCCCGGATAGAATCATAGTCGGTGAGGTTCGTGGTCCTGAGGCTAGGACCATGTTTACCGCGATGAACACCGGTCACGATGGCTGTATGGGTACGATCCACGCCAACAGCGCCCGTGAGACGATAGTACGTCTTGAGAGCCCTCCAATGAGCGTTCCCAGAATTATGATCCCGGCGCTGGATATAATCCTCATGCAGGTGAGGTTCCACAGCAGGAAGAAGGGAACCATCAGGAGGGTAACGGAGATAGCGGAGGTCTCAGGTATAGAGGCCGAGAGCATCCAGCTCAACACGCTCTACAAGTATGACCCCGCAAAGGACGAGCTCGTCCCCACGGGAGTCCCGAGCAGGGCCCTCAACAACCTTGCCCAACACACCGGCATGAGCATAGCCGAGCTTGAGCTTGAGAAGGAGAAGAGAAAGATAATTCTCGAATGGATGGTCGAGCAGGGAATCAGGGGCATAGATAAAGTTGGACACTACATAAGGCAGTTTTACATAGACGAGGATGCCCTTCTGAAGAGGATAGAAGCGGAAGGTAGTGCCGAGATGAGTAGGAAGGTTAGGAATGTGATGTAA
- a CDS encoding type II secretion system F family protein, with product MGVVRAITDFLERLGGKTIEVAEMPVRRIPQGTTIQERLRALKELQREIEVEKAETEREKELEEIIEWRKKEIQKPFSDRFAEAILRYFRGPVESLTASFKGLDQDLYRASILTSSDRYVALMLGVAIFAGIFGFIFAYLLYLPIDMSILVGFLGFVGGFFYMRYYPKMVWKRRVAEVERAMPYVLRHMASLLSAGVGVSEAILSVARADYGVISEEFELMLRDMRAGSSFEDALTKFDEKMGSENVSRVVKQILRAVKFGGNLSEILYKLAEDFAFEYRMKLVEYVQKVNGIAFIYMFLTIVMPTMFVVGILAGSVMARALIMPPETLAVVLLFAFPAISVIIVNMIKKGEPR from the coding sequence GTGGGCGTCGTTAGGGCTATCACCGACTTCTTGGAGCGATTGGGTGGGAAGACTATAGAGGTAGCTGAAATGCCTGTACGGAGGATTCCCCAGGGTACAACCATCCAGGAGAGATTAAGGGCCCTCAAAGAACTTCAGAGGGAAATCGAAGTTGAAAAGGCTGAAACCGAGAGGGAGAAGGAACTTGAGGAGATCATCGAGTGGAGGAAGAAGGAGATTCAGAAACCCTTTTCCGACAGGTTCGCCGAGGCCATCCTCCGCTACTTCAGGGGGCCGGTTGAGTCCCTGACGGCGTCTTTCAAGGGGCTTGACCAGGACCTCTACAGGGCCAGCATACTCACATCCTCCGACAGGTACGTGGCCCTCATGCTCGGCGTTGCCATCTTTGCCGGAATATTCGGCTTCATCTTCGCGTACCTCCTTTACCTTCCAATTGATATGTCCATTCTCGTTGGATTTCTGGGCTTTGTGGGTGGCTTCTTCTACATGAGGTATTATCCCAAGATGGTCTGGAAGCGCAGGGTTGCTGAAGTTGAGAGGGCCATGCCCTACGTCCTCAGGCACATGGCATCACTCTTGAGTGCGGGCGTTGGTGTATCCGAGGCAATACTGTCGGTTGCCCGCGCCGACTACGGTGTCATCTCCGAGGAGTTCGAACTCATGCTCCGGGACATGAGGGCGGGTTCCTCCTTCGAGGACGCACTCACTAAGTTCGACGAGAAGATGGGCTCGGAGAACGTCAGCAGGGTCGTCAAGCAGATATTGAGGGCCGTTAAGTTCGGTGGAAACCTCTCCGAGATACTCTACAAGCTCGCTGAGGATTTTGCCTTTGAGTACAGGATGAAGCTCGTGGAGTACGTCCAGAAAGTAAACGGTATAGCCTTCATCTACATGTTCCTGACGATAGTCATGCCTACGATGTTTGTCGTCGGTATACTGGCCGGTTCCGTCATGGCCAGGGCACTTATAATGCCCCCTGAGACGCTCGCGGTAGTACTGCTCTTCGCGTTCCCGGCGATATCGGTGATAATAGTTAACATGATCAAGAAGGGAGAGCCGAGGTGA
- a CDS encoding type II secretion system F family protein, whose amino-acid sequence MPRLSSVFIFLIKKIVPEKWMKRYEVFIYSANIGFLAAEYLVVSLLTGVIGALLVYMFSNWIYALAAFIAVSSGMAFGYPYWRITKRIEEMEKMLPDAFFYLASSLRAGISFSEALEELTTANFGPLTDEFRKTVAEIKKGRPTTDALKAFAIRNKRSSVLYRSMMIIIEALERGAPMSDVLVFVGNDVRELLRIKQERRASTGMQVMFFIITSGVIGPLILGVVTQIMASMNVGDINLPVETVKNILLGFVVLQALVSGLGIGVIREGKYSAGLRYSLLLAIMGVIVYQGASGLSLA is encoded by the coding sequence ATGCCAAGATTGTCATCAGTGTTCATATTCCTCATTAAGAAAATCGTTCCAGAGAAGTGGATGAAGCGTTACGAGGTTTTCATTTATTCAGCGAATATAGGCTTCCTGGCTGCGGAGTACCTCGTCGTCTCCCTTTTGACGGGGGTCATCGGTGCCCTCCTCGTCTACATGTTCTCAAACTGGATTTACGCGCTTGCGGCGTTCATTGCGGTATCCTCAGGGATGGCCTTCGGATACCCCTACTGGAGGATCACGAAGCGCATCGAAGAAATGGAGAAGATGCTTCCCGATGCCTTTTTCTATCTGGCTAGCTCTCTCAGGGCAGGTATATCCTTCTCCGAGGCTCTGGAGGAGCTCACGACGGCCAACTTCGGACCACTCACGGACGAGTTCAGGAAGACCGTGGCGGAGATAAAGAAGGGTCGCCCGACAACGGACGCCCTCAAGGCCTTTGCCATTAGGAACAAGCGCTCGTCGGTTCTCTACCGCTCCATGATGATCATCATAGAGGCCCTCGAAAGGGGTGCTCCCATGAGCGACGTCCTCGTCTTCGTCGGAAACGACGTTAGGGAGCTGCTCAGGATAAAGCAGGAGAGGAGGGCCTCGACGGGAATGCAGGTGATGTTCTTCATCATAACCAGCGGCGTCATCGGCCCGCTCATCCTTGGAGTGGTCACCCAGATCATGGCCTCGATGAACGTCGGCGACATAAACCTCCCGGTCGAGACCGTCAAGAACATACTCCTTGGCTTCGTTGTCCTTCAGGCGTTAGTGTCTGGCCTTGGAATAGGGGTCATAAGAGAAGGGAAATACTCAGCAGGCCTCAGGTATAGCCTGCTGCTGGCAATAATGGGGGTTATAGTCTACCAGGGCGCCTCAGGCC